A genomic segment from Bubalus bubalis isolate 160015118507 breed Murrah chromosome 5, NDDB_SH_1, whole genome shotgun sequence encodes:
- the RBP7 gene encoding retinoid-binding protein 7 has translation MPSDLSGTWNLLSSDNVEGYMRALDIDFATRKIAKMLKPQKVIEQNGDSFTIHTNSTFRNYVVKFKVGEEFDEDNKGVDNRKCKSLVTWDNDRLTCVQKGEKKNRGWTHWIEGDQLHLELFCEGQVCKQTFQRA, from the exons ATGCCTTCCGACCTCAGCGGCACCTGGAACCTGCTCAGCAGCGACAACGTCGAGGGCTACATGCGGGCCCTAG atattgaCTTTGCCACTCGTAAGATAGCCAAGATGCTGAAGCCACAGAAAGTGATTGAACAGAATGGGGATTCTTTTACCATCCACACGAACAGCACCTTCAGGAACTATGTTGTGAAATTTAAAGTTGGAGAAGAATTTGATGAGGATAACAAAGGCGTGGATAACAGAAAATGCaag AGTTTGGTCACCTGGGACAATGACAGACTCACCTGTGTGCAGAAGGGGGAAAAGAAGAACAGAGGCTGGACCCATTGGATTGAAGGGGACCAACTGCACCTG GAACTGTTCTGTGAAGGTCAAGTGTGCAAGCAGACGTTCCAGAGAGCTTGA